A portion of the Micromonospora vinacea genome contains these proteins:
- a CDS encoding helix-turn-helix transcriptional regulator has protein sequence MLEALGLTTIDQEAYETWLRNPSWTAAQVARHLGEKEDAVLASRAALIREGLLVDDPRRLGQLAPVVPDVVLAQRLADIEAAAARQRANAMRARVHLSAMMAAQLTGDGGGPGQRIRSWPLRQAKLDELVRGASREIVALQSHRPAVHGLTGASADLDRCALRRGVAIRALYPHGRLVHQDDLAYVGELVSEGGQVRTAADVAATAIVVDRVTAVLTTGHEGRLETVIVIDPAVSETLAALFESCWAHSQRLGGPDHTASAGGGLSDSDRRLLQLLALGVTDESAARSMGISVRTVRRHVSLLLDRLGAASRFQAGVQAAQRGWL, from the coding sequence ATGCTCGAAGCACTGGGACTGACGACGATCGACCAGGAGGCGTACGAAACCTGGCTGCGGAACCCGTCATGGACAGCGGCGCAGGTCGCCCGGCACCTCGGTGAGAAAGAGGACGCCGTACTCGCCAGCCGGGCGGCGCTGATCCGGGAGGGTCTGCTGGTCGACGATCCTCGGCGCCTCGGGCAGCTCGCGCCGGTCGTGCCCGACGTCGTGCTCGCCCAGCGGCTCGCCGACATCGAGGCCGCCGCGGCCCGTCAGCGTGCGAACGCCATGCGAGCGCGCGTACACCTCTCCGCGATGATGGCGGCGCAGCTGACCGGTGACGGCGGCGGCCCGGGGCAGCGCATCCGCAGCTGGCCGCTGCGCCAGGCCAAGCTTGACGAGCTGGTCCGCGGCGCCAGCCGTGAGATCGTCGCCCTGCAGAGCCACCGCCCCGCCGTGCACGGGCTCACCGGCGCCTCTGCCGACCTGGACCGCTGTGCGCTGCGCCGAGGCGTGGCGATCCGGGCGCTCTATCCCCACGGCCGGCTGGTGCATCAGGACGACCTGGCGTACGTGGGCGAGTTGGTCAGCGAGGGCGGTCAGGTTCGGACGGCAGCCGATGTGGCTGCCACGGCGATCGTCGTCGACCGGGTCACCGCCGTGCTCACGACCGGCCACGAAGGCCGTCTCGAGACCGTCATCGTCATCGACCCCGCCGTCTCCGAAACGCTGGCGGCCCTCTTCGAGTCCTGCTGGGCACACTCCCAGCGGCTCGGCGGCCCGGACCATACGGCGTCGGCCGGTGGTGGGCTCAGCGACAGTGACCGCAGGCTGCTGCAACTGCTGGCGCTCGGTGTCACCGACGAGTCGGCGGCGCGCAGTATGGGGATCTCGGTGCGGACCGTCCGGCGCCATGTCTCCCTGCTGCTCGACAGGCTCGGCGCTGCCAGCCGATTCCAGGCCGGTGTCCAGGCGGCACAGCGGGGCTGGCTGTAG
- a CDS encoding ABC transporter substrate-binding protein has product MGLFDRDELGRRMRPGLIDNGVIGGNLHGVLLSLNLKGLVWYPPQAFRKAAYQAPATWEQMLALTARIRDEQKAAPWCIGIADGGATGWMTTDWIEDLVLRTAGPEVYDRWVAGELPFTAPEIKRAFTMFEQVALADGNALGGRGHIVSTTFPEALKPMFQSPPGCWLNKQSSFIVGSFPEGTKAGSDYDVFPFPAPAGSGAADGSRAVIGGDILALVQDRPAVRETARLMTTADWFRQSRAHEGGTLSAFTDVSPGDYAHPVDATHAQILNRVRTFRFDGSDSMPPAVGAGSFWRETTAWIAGRQDLDTTLRAIDASWPR; this is encoded by the coding sequence ATGGGCCTCTTCGACCGCGACGAGCTCGGCCGCCGGATGCGCCCGGGACTCATCGACAACGGGGTGATCGGCGGGAACCTCCACGGCGTGCTGCTCTCGCTCAACCTCAAGGGCCTGGTCTGGTACCCGCCCCAGGCGTTCCGTAAGGCGGCGTACCAGGCGCCGGCCACCTGGGAGCAGATGCTGGCCCTCACTGCGCGCATCCGCGACGAGCAGAAGGCGGCGCCCTGGTGCATCGGCATCGCCGACGGTGGGGCGACCGGGTGGATGACCACGGACTGGATCGAGGACCTGGTCCTGCGGACCGCCGGACCGGAGGTCTACGACCGCTGGGTGGCCGGCGAGCTGCCGTTCACCGCGCCCGAGATCAAGCGGGCGTTCACGATGTTCGAGCAGGTCGCTCTCGCCGACGGCAACGCGCTCGGCGGACGCGGCCACATCGTGTCGACCACCTTTCCCGAGGCGCTCAAGCCGATGTTCCAGTCCCCGCCCGGATGCTGGCTGAACAAGCAGAGCAGCTTCATCGTGGGCTCCTTTCCGGAGGGCACGAAGGCCGGCAGCGACTACGACGTCTTCCCGTTCCCGGCCCCGGCCGGCTCCGGCGCGGCCGACGGCAGCCGGGCGGTCATCGGCGGCGACATCCTGGCGCTGGTCCAGGACCGGCCGGCGGTGCGGGAGACCGCCCGGCTGATGACGACTGCCGACTGGTTCCGTCAGTCGCGGGCGCACGAGGGCGGCACCCTCTCGGCCTTCACCGACGTGAGCCCGGGCGATTACGCGCATCCGGTCGACGCGACCCATGCGCAGATCCTGAACCGTGTGCGGACCTTCCGGTTCGACGGCTCGGACTCCATGCCGCCCGCGGTCGGCGCCGGATCCTTCTGGCGCGAGACCACCGCGTGGATCGCCGGCCGGCAGGATCTCGACACGACCCTGCGCGCCATCGACGCGAGCTGGCCACGCTGA